A window from Mus caroli chromosome 2, CAROLI_EIJ_v1.1, whole genome shotgun sequence encodes these proteins:
- the Uckl1 gene encoding uridine-cytidine kinase-like 1 isoform X6, which translates to MSSPPAYPGIRISGCWTLGAESSSNAGTLDRLLPPVGTGRSPRKRTTSQCKSEPPLLRTSKRTIYTAGRPPWYNEHGTQSKEAFAIGLGGGSASGKTTVARMIIEALDVPWVVLLSMDSFYKVLTQQQQEQAACNNFNFDHPDAFDFDLIISTLKKLKQGRSVQVPIYDFTTHSRKKDWKTLYGANVIIFEGIMAFADKTLLELLDMKIFVDTDSDIRLVRRLRRDISERGRDIEGVIKQYNKFVKPAFDQYIQPTMRLADIVVPRGXGNTVAIDLIVQHVHSQLEERELSVRAALASAHQCHPLPQTLSVLKSTPQVRGMHTIIRDKETSRDEFIFYSKRLMRLLIEHALSFLPFQDCTVQTPQGQDYVGKCYAGKQITGVSILRAGETMEPALRAVCKDVRIGTILIQTNQLTGEPELHYLRLPKDISDDHVILMDCTVSTGAAAMMAVRVLLDHDVPEDKIFLLSLLMAEMGVHSVAYAFPRVRIITTAVDKRVNDLFRIIPGIGNFGDRYFGTDAVPDGSDDEEAATVG; encoded by the exons ATGAGCAGTCCCCCAGCTTACCCTGGCATCAGGATCTCAGGGTGCTGGACTCTTGGAGCAGAAAGCAG CAGCAATGCAGGGACCTTGGACAGACTTCTCCCACCAGTGGGTACTGGGCGCTCACCCCGGAAGCGCACCACCAGCCAGTGCAAGTCAGAGCCACCCCTGCTTCGCACAAGCAAACGTACCATCTACACAGCTGGGCGGCCACCATGGTACAATGAACATGGTACACAGTCCAAGGAGGCCTTTgccattg GCTTAGGAGGTGGCAGTGCATCTGGGAAGACCACTGTGGCCAGAATGATCATTGAGGCGCTAGATGTGCCCTGGGTGGTCCTGTTGTCCATGGACTCCTTCTATAAG GTTCTGacgcagcagcagcaggaacaggctGCCTGTAACAATTTCAACTTTGACCACCCTGATGCCTTTGACTTTGATCTCATCATTTCCACCCTTAAGAAGCTAAAGCAGGGCAGGAGCGTCCAAGTACCCATCTATGATTTCACTACCCATAGCCGGAAAAAGGACTGG AAAACACTGTATGGGGCGAATGTCATCATCTTTGAGGGTATCATGGCCTTTGCTGATAAGACACTGCTGGAG CTCCTGGACATGAAGATCTTTGTGGACACAGACTCTGATATCCGACTGGTTCGGCGGCTGCGCAGGGACATCAGCGAGCGAGGCCGGGACATTGAGGGTGTCATTAAGCAGTACAACAAGTTTGTGAAACCTGCATTTGATCAGTATATCCAGCCTACCATGCGCCTGGCAGATATTGTGGTGCCCAGAG GGAGNGGGAACACAGTAGCCATTGACCTGATTGTGCAGCATGTTCACAGCCAGCTGGAAGAG CGCGAACTCAGCGTCAG GGCCGCGTTGGCCTCCGCTCACCAGTGccatcccctcccccagacaCTGAGTGTCCTCAAGAGTACACCNCAGGTCCGAGGCATGCACACCATCATCAG GGACAAGGAGACTAGCCGGGATGAATTCATCTTCTACTCCAAAAGACTGATGCGGCTGCTTATTGAACATGCACTGTCCTTCCTACCCTTTCAG GACTGCACTGTACAGACTCCACAGGGGCAGGACTACGTGGGAAAGTGCTACGCTGGAAAACAG ATCACTGGCGTGTCGATTCTGCGTGCAGGAGAAACCATGGAGCCTGCACTGCGTGCCGTGTGCAAGGATGTGCGCATCGGCACTATCCTCATCCAGACCAACCAGCTCACAGGGGAGCCTGAG CTCCATTACCTGAGGCTTCCCAAGGATATCAGTGATGATCATGTGATCCTGATGGACTGCACAGTATCCACAGGTGCTGCGGCCATGATGGCTGTACGTGTACTCCTG GACCATGATGTGCCTGAGGACAAGATCTTTTTGCTGTCCCTGCTCATGGCAGAGATGGGTGTGCACTCTGTGGCCTACGCTTTCCCACGCGTGAGAATCATCACCACAGCTGTGGACAAGCGTGTCAATGACCTTTTCCGTATCATCCCAGGCATTG GGAACTTTGGTGATCGCTACTTTGGGACAGATGCAGTCCCTGATGGCAGTGATGATGAGGAGGCAGCCACTGTGGGTTAG
- the Uckl1 gene encoding uridine-cytidine kinase-like 1 isoform X4 produces the protein MAAPPASMSAAPSPLQSAVAPDVPGRSAEQNETACEDRNAGTLDRLLPPVGTGRSPRKRTTSQCKSEPPLLRTSKRTIYTAGRPPWYNEHGTQSKEAFAIGLGGGSASGKTTVARMIIEALDVPWVVLLSMDSFYKVLTQQQQEQAACNNFNFDHPDAFDFDLIISTLKKLKQGRSVQVPIYDFTTHSRKKDWKTLYGANVIIFEGIMAFADKTLLELLDMKIFVDTDSDIRLVRRLRRDISERGRDIEGVIKQYNKFVKPAFDQYIQPTMRLADIVVPRGXGNTVAIDLIVQHVHSQLEERELSVRAALASAHQCHPLPQTLSVLKSTPQVRGMHTIIRDKETSRDEFIFYSKRLMRLLIEHALSFLPFQDCTVQTPQGQDYVGKCYAGKQITGVSILRAGETMEPALRAVCKDVRIGTILIQTNQLTGEPELHYLRLPKDISDDHVILMDCTVSTGAAAMMAVRVLLDHDVPEDKIFLLSLLMAEMGVHSVAYAFPRVRIITTAVDKRVNDLFRIIPGIGNFGDRYFGTDAVPDGSDDEEAATVG, from the exons ATGGCTGCGCCGCCGGCCTCAATGAGCGCCGCCCCTTCGCCCCTGCAGTCCGCTGTGGCCCCAGATGTGCCTGGCCGCTCGGCCGAGCAGAATGAAACGGCGTGCGAGGACCG CAATGCAGGGACCTTGGACAGACTTCTCCCACCAGTGGGTACTGGGCGCTCACCCCGGAAGCGCACCACCAGCCAGTGCAAGTCAGAGCCACCCCTGCTTCGCACAAGCAAACGTACCATCTACACAGCTGGGCGGCCACCATGGTACAATGAACATGGTACACAGTCCAAGGAGGCCTTTgccattg GCTTAGGAGGTGGCAGTGCATCTGGGAAGACCACTGTGGCCAGAATGATCATTGAGGCGCTAGATGTGCCCTGGGTGGTCCTGTTGTCCATGGACTCCTTCTATAAG GTTCTGacgcagcagcagcaggaacaggctGCCTGTAACAATTTCAACTTTGACCACCCTGATGCCTTTGACTTTGATCTCATCATTTCCACCCTTAAGAAGCTAAAGCAGGGCAGGAGCGTCCAAGTACCCATCTATGATTTCACTACCCATAGCCGGAAAAAGGACTGG AAAACACTGTATGGGGCGAATGTCATCATCTTTGAGGGTATCATGGCCTTTGCTGATAAGACACTGCTGGAG CTCCTGGACATGAAGATCTTTGTGGACACAGACTCTGATATCCGACTGGTTCGGCGGCTGCGCAGGGACATCAGCGAGCGAGGCCGGGACATTGAGGGTGTCATTAAGCAGTACAACAAGTTTGTGAAACCTGCATTTGATCAGTATATCCAGCCTACCATGCGCCTGGCAGATATTGTGGTGCCCAGAG GGAGNGGGAACACAGTAGCCATTGACCTGATTGTGCAGCATGTTCACAGCCAGCTGGAAGAG CGCGAACTCAGCGTCAG GGCCGCGTTGGCCTCCGCTCACCAGTGccatcccctcccccagacaCTGAGTGTCCTCAAGAGTACACCNCAGGTCCGAGGCATGCACACCATCATCAG GGACAAGGAGACTAGCCGGGATGAATTCATCTTCTACTCCAAAAGACTGATGCGGCTGCTTATTGAACATGCACTGTCCTTCCTACCCTTTCAG GACTGCACTGTACAGACTCCACAGGGGCAGGACTACGTGGGAAAGTGCTACGCTGGAAAACAG ATCACTGGCGTGTCGATTCTGCGTGCAGGAGAAACCATGGAGCCTGCACTGCGTGCCGTGTGCAAGGATGTGCGCATCGGCACTATCCTCATCCAGACCAACCAGCTCACAGGGGAGCCTGAG CTCCATTACCTGAGGCTTCCCAAGGATATCAGTGATGATCATGTGATCCTGATGGACTGCACAGTATCCACAGGTGCTGCGGCCATGATGGCTGTACGTGTACTCCTG GACCATGATGTGCCTGAGGACAAGATCTTTTTGCTGTCCCTGCTCATGGCAGAGATGGGTGTGCACTCTGTGGCCTACGCTTTCCCACGCGTGAGAATCATCACCACAGCTGTGGACAAGCGTGTCAATGACCTTTTCCGTATCATCCCAGGCATTG GGAACTTTGGTGATCGCTACTTTGGGACAGATGCAGTCCCTGATGGCAGTGATGATGAGGAGGCAGCCACTGTGGGTTAG
- the Uckl1 gene encoding uridine-cytidine kinase-like 1 isoform X2: protein MAAPPASMSAAPSPLQSAVAPDVPGRSAEQNETACEDRSNAGTLDRLLPPVGTGRSPRKRTTSQCKSEPPLLRTSKRTIYTAGRPPWYNEHGTQSKEAFAIGLGGGSASGKTTVARMIIEALDVPWVVLLSMDSFYKVLTQQQQEQAACNNFNFDHPDAFDFDLIISTLKKLKQGRSVQVPIYDFTTHSRKKDWKTLYGANVIIFEGIMAFADKTLLELLDMKIFVDTDSDIRLVRRLRRDISERGRDIEGVIKQYNKFVKPAFDQYIQPTMRLADIVVPRGXGNTVAIDLIVQHVHSQLEERELSVRAALASAHQCHPLPQTLSVLKSTPQVRGMHTIIRDKETSRDEFIFYSKRLMRLLIEHALSFLPFQDCTVQTPQGQDYVGKCYAGKQITGVSILRAGETMEPALRAVCKDVRIGTILIQTNQLTGEPELHYLRLPKDISDDHVILMDCTVSTGAAAMMAVRVLLDHDVPEDKIFLLSLLMAEMGVHSVAYAFPRVRIITTAVDKRVNDLFRIIPGIGNFGDRYFGTDAVPDGSDDEEAATVG, encoded by the exons ATGGCTGCGCCGCCGGCCTCAATGAGCGCCGCCCCTTCGCCCCTGCAGTCCGCTGTGGCCCCAGATGTGCCTGGCCGCTCGGCCGAGCAGAATGAAACGGCGTGCGAGGACCG CAGCAATGCAGGGACCTTGGACAGACTTCTCCCACCAGTGGGTACTGGGCGCTCACCCCGGAAGCGCACCACCAGCCAGTGCAAGTCAGAGCCACCCCTGCTTCGCACAAGCAAACGTACCATCTACACAGCTGGGCGGCCACCATGGTACAATGAACATGGTACACAGTCCAAGGAGGCCTTTgccattg GCTTAGGAGGTGGCAGTGCATCTGGGAAGACCACTGTGGCCAGAATGATCATTGAGGCGCTAGATGTGCCCTGGGTGGTCCTGTTGTCCATGGACTCCTTCTATAAG GTTCTGacgcagcagcagcaggaacaggctGCCTGTAACAATTTCAACTTTGACCACCCTGATGCCTTTGACTTTGATCTCATCATTTCCACCCTTAAGAAGCTAAAGCAGGGCAGGAGCGTCCAAGTACCCATCTATGATTTCACTACCCATAGCCGGAAAAAGGACTGG AAAACACTGTATGGGGCGAATGTCATCATCTTTGAGGGTATCATGGCCTTTGCTGATAAGACACTGCTGGAG CTCCTGGACATGAAGATCTTTGTGGACACAGACTCTGATATCCGACTGGTTCGGCGGCTGCGCAGGGACATCAGCGAGCGAGGCCGGGACATTGAGGGTGTCATTAAGCAGTACAACAAGTTTGTGAAACCTGCATTTGATCAGTATATCCAGCCTACCATGCGCCTGGCAGATATTGTGGTGCCCAGAG GGAGNGGGAACACAGTAGCCATTGACCTGATTGTGCAGCATGTTCACAGCCAGCTGGAAGAG CGCGAACTCAGCGTCAG GGCCGCGTTGGCCTCCGCTCACCAGTGccatcccctcccccagacaCTGAGTGTCCTCAAGAGTACACCNCAGGTCCGAGGCATGCACACCATCATCAG GGACAAGGAGACTAGCCGGGATGAATTCATCTTCTACTCCAAAAGACTGATGCGGCTGCTTATTGAACATGCACTGTCCTTCCTACCCTTTCAG GACTGCACTGTACAGACTCCACAGGGGCAGGACTACGTGGGAAAGTGCTACGCTGGAAAACAG ATCACTGGCGTGTCGATTCTGCGTGCAGGAGAAACCATGGAGCCTGCACTGCGTGCCGTGTGCAAGGATGTGCGCATCGGCACTATCCTCATCCAGACCAACCAGCTCACAGGGGAGCCTGAG CTCCATTACCTGAGGCTTCCCAAGGATATCAGTGATGATCATGTGATCCTGATGGACTGCACAGTATCCACAGGTGCTGCGGCCATGATGGCTGTACGTGTACTCCTG GACCATGATGTGCCTGAGGACAAGATCTTTTTGCTGTCCCTGCTCATGGCAGAGATGGGTGTGCACTCTGTGGCCTACGCTTTCCCACGCGTGAGAATCATCACCACAGCTGTGGACAAGCGTGTCAATGACCTTTTCCGTATCATCCCAGGCATTG GGAACTTTGGTGATCGCTACTTTGGGACAGATGCAGTCCCTGATGGCAGTGATGATGAGGAGGCAGCCACTGTGGGTTAG
- the Uckl1 gene encoding uridine-cytidine kinase-like 1 isoform X1: MAAPPASMSAAPSPLQSAVAPDVPGRSAEQNETACEDRSNAGTLDRLLPPVGTGRSPRKRTTSQCKSEPPLLRTSKRTIYTAGRPPWYNEHGTQSKEAFAIGLGGGSASGKTTVARMIIEALDVPWVVLLSMDSFYKVLTQQQQEQAACNNFNFDHPDAFDFDLIISTLKKLKQGRSVQVPIYDFTTHSRKKDWKTLYGANVIIFEGIMAFADKTLLELLDMKIFVDTDSDIRLVRRLRRDISERGRDIEGVIKQYNKFVKPAFDQYIQPTMRLADIVVPRGXGNTVAIDLIVQHVHSQLEERKLRWDMAALASAHQCHPLPQTLSVLKSTPQVRGMHTIIRDKETSRDEFIFYSKRLMRLLIEHALSFLPFQDCTVQTPQGQDYVGKCYAGKQITGVSILRAGETMEPALRAVCKDVRIGTILIQTNQLTGEPELHYLRLPKDISDDHVILMDCTVSTGAAAMMAVRVLLDHDVPEDKIFLLSLLMAEMGVHSVAYAFPRVRIITTAVDKRVNDLFRIIPGIGNFGDRYFGTDAVPDGSDDEEAATVG, encoded by the exons ATGGCTGCGCCGCCGGCCTCAATGAGCGCCGCCCCTTCGCCCCTGCAGTCCGCTGTGGCCCCAGATGTGCCTGGCCGCTCGGCCGAGCAGAATGAAACGGCGTGCGAGGACCG CAGCAATGCAGGGACCTTGGACAGACTTCTCCCACCAGTGGGTACTGGGCGCTCACCCCGGAAGCGCACCACCAGCCAGTGCAAGTCAGAGCCACCCCTGCTTCGCACAAGCAAACGTACCATCTACACAGCTGGGCGGCCACCATGGTACAATGAACATGGTACACAGTCCAAGGAGGCCTTTgccattg GCTTAGGAGGTGGCAGTGCATCTGGGAAGACCACTGTGGCCAGAATGATCATTGAGGCGCTAGATGTGCCCTGGGTGGTCCTGTTGTCCATGGACTCCTTCTATAAG GTTCTGacgcagcagcagcaggaacaggctGCCTGTAACAATTTCAACTTTGACCACCCTGATGCCTTTGACTTTGATCTCATCATTTCCACCCTTAAGAAGCTAAAGCAGGGCAGGAGCGTCCAAGTACCCATCTATGATTTCACTACCCATAGCCGGAAAAAGGACTGG AAAACACTGTATGGGGCGAATGTCATCATCTTTGAGGGTATCATGGCCTTTGCTGATAAGACACTGCTGGAG CTCCTGGACATGAAGATCTTTGTGGACACAGACTCTGATATCCGACTGGTTCGGCGGCTGCGCAGGGACATCAGCGAGCGAGGCCGGGACATTGAGGGTGTCATTAAGCAGTACAACAAGTTTGTGAAACCTGCATTTGATCAGTATATCCAGCCTACCATGCGCCTGGCAGATATTGTGGTGCCCAGAG GGAGNGGGAACACAGTAGCCATTGACCTGATTGTGCAGCATGTTCACAGCCAGCTGGAAGAG AGGAAGCTGCGTTGGGATAT GGCCGCGTTGGCCTCCGCTCACCAGTGccatcccctcccccagacaCTGAGTGTCCTCAAGAGTACACCNCAGGTCCGAGGCATGCACACCATCATCAG GGACAAGGAGACTAGCCGGGATGAATTCATCTTCTACTCCAAAAGACTGATGCGGCTGCTTATTGAACATGCACTGTCCTTCCTACCCTTTCAG GACTGCACTGTACAGACTCCACAGGGGCAGGACTACGTGGGAAAGTGCTACGCTGGAAAACAG ATCACTGGCGTGTCGATTCTGCGTGCAGGAGAAACCATGGAGCCTGCACTGCGTGCCGTGTGCAAGGATGTGCGCATCGGCACTATCCTCATCCAGACCAACCAGCTCACAGGGGAGCCTGAG CTCCATTACCTGAGGCTTCCCAAGGATATCAGTGATGATCATGTGATCCTGATGGACTGCACAGTATCCACAGGTGCTGCGGCCATGATGGCTGTACGTGTACTCCTG GACCATGATGTGCCTGAGGACAAGATCTTTTTGCTGTCCCTGCTCATGGCAGAGATGGGTGTGCACTCTGTGGCCTACGCTTTCCCACGCGTGAGAATCATCACCACAGCTGTGGACAAGCGTGTCAATGACCTTTTCCGTATCATCCCAGGCATTG GGAACTTTGGTGATCGCTACTTTGGGACAGATGCAGTCCCTGATGGCAGTGATGATGAGGAGGCAGCCACTGTGGGTTAG
- the Uckl1 gene encoding uridine-cytidine kinase-like 1 isoform X3: MAAPPASMSAAPSPLQSAVAPDVPGRSAEQNETACEDRNAGTLDRLLPPVGTGRSPRKRTTSQCKSEPPLLRTSKRTIYTAGRPPWYNEHGTQSKEAFAIGLGGGSASGKTTVARMIIEALDVPWVVLLSMDSFYKVLTQQQQEQAACNNFNFDHPDAFDFDLIISTLKKLKQGRSVQVPIYDFTTHSRKKDWKTLYGANVIIFEGIMAFADKTLLELLDMKIFVDTDSDIRLVRRLRRDISERGRDIEGVIKQYNKFVKPAFDQYIQPTMRLADIVVPRGXGNTVAIDLIVQHVHSQLEERKLRWDMAALASAHQCHPLPQTLSVLKSTPQVRGMHTIIRDKETSRDEFIFYSKRLMRLLIEHALSFLPFQDCTVQTPQGQDYVGKCYAGKQITGVSILRAGETMEPALRAVCKDVRIGTILIQTNQLTGEPELHYLRLPKDISDDHVILMDCTVSTGAAAMMAVRVLLDHDVPEDKIFLLSLLMAEMGVHSVAYAFPRVRIITTAVDKRVNDLFRIIPGIGNFGDRYFGTDAVPDGSDDEEAATVG, translated from the exons ATGGCTGCGCCGCCGGCCTCAATGAGCGCCGCCCCTTCGCCCCTGCAGTCCGCTGTGGCCCCAGATGTGCCTGGCCGCTCGGCCGAGCAGAATGAAACGGCGTGCGAGGACCG CAATGCAGGGACCTTGGACAGACTTCTCCCACCAGTGGGTACTGGGCGCTCACCCCGGAAGCGCACCACCAGCCAGTGCAAGTCAGAGCCACCCCTGCTTCGCACAAGCAAACGTACCATCTACACAGCTGGGCGGCCACCATGGTACAATGAACATGGTACACAGTCCAAGGAGGCCTTTgccattg GCTTAGGAGGTGGCAGTGCATCTGGGAAGACCACTGTGGCCAGAATGATCATTGAGGCGCTAGATGTGCCCTGGGTGGTCCTGTTGTCCATGGACTCCTTCTATAAG GTTCTGacgcagcagcagcaggaacaggctGCCTGTAACAATTTCAACTTTGACCACCCTGATGCCTTTGACTTTGATCTCATCATTTCCACCCTTAAGAAGCTAAAGCAGGGCAGGAGCGTCCAAGTACCCATCTATGATTTCACTACCCATAGCCGGAAAAAGGACTGG AAAACACTGTATGGGGCGAATGTCATCATCTTTGAGGGTATCATGGCCTTTGCTGATAAGACACTGCTGGAG CTCCTGGACATGAAGATCTTTGTGGACACAGACTCTGATATCCGACTGGTTCGGCGGCTGCGCAGGGACATCAGCGAGCGAGGCCGGGACATTGAGGGTGTCATTAAGCAGTACAACAAGTTTGTGAAACCTGCATTTGATCAGTATATCCAGCCTACCATGCGCCTGGCAGATATTGTGGTGCCCAGAG GGAGNGGGAACACAGTAGCCATTGACCTGATTGTGCAGCATGTTCACAGCCAGCTGGAAGAG AGGAAGCTGCGTTGGGATAT GGCCGCGTTGGCCTCCGCTCACCAGTGccatcccctcccccagacaCTGAGTGTCCTCAAGAGTACACCNCAGGTCCGAGGCATGCACACCATCATCAG GGACAAGGAGACTAGCCGGGATGAATTCATCTTCTACTCCAAAAGACTGATGCGGCTGCTTATTGAACATGCACTGTCCTTCCTACCCTTTCAG GACTGCACTGTACAGACTCCACAGGGGCAGGACTACGTGGGAAAGTGCTACGCTGGAAAACAG ATCACTGGCGTGTCGATTCTGCGTGCAGGAGAAACCATGGAGCCTGCACTGCGTGCCGTGTGCAAGGATGTGCGCATCGGCACTATCCTCATCCAGACCAACCAGCTCACAGGGGAGCCTGAG CTCCATTACCTGAGGCTTCCCAAGGATATCAGTGATGATCATGTGATCCTGATGGACTGCACAGTATCCACAGGTGCTGCGGCCATGATGGCTGTACGTGTACTCCTG GACCATGATGTGCCTGAGGACAAGATCTTTTTGCTGTCCCTGCTCATGGCAGAGATGGGTGTGCACTCTGTGGCCTACGCTTTCCCACGCGTGAGAATCATCACCACAGCTGTGGACAAGCGTGTCAATGACCTTTTCCGTATCATCCCAGGCATTG GGAACTTTGGTGATCGCTACTTTGGGACAGATGCAGTCCCTGATGGCAGTGATGATGAGGAGGCAGCCACTGTGGGTTAG
- the Uckl1 gene encoding uridine-cytidine kinase-like 1 isoform X5 — protein sequence MSSPPAYPGIRISGCWTLGAESSSNAGTLDRLLPPVGTGRSPRKRTTSQCKSEPPLLRTSKRTIYTAGRPPWYNEHGTQSKEAFAIGLGGGSASGKTTVARMIIEALDVPWVVLLSMDSFYKVLTQQQQEQAACNNFNFDHPDAFDFDLIISTLKKLKQGRSVQVPIYDFTTHSRKKDWKTLYGANVIIFEGIMAFADKTLLELLDMKIFVDTDSDIRLVRRLRRDISERGRDIEGVIKQYNKFVKPAFDQYIQPTMRLADIVVPRGXGNTVAIDLIVQHVHSQLEERKLRWDMAALASAHQCHPLPQTLSVLKSTPQVRGMHTIIRDKETSRDEFIFYSKRLMRLLIEHALSFLPFQDCTVQTPQGQDYVGKCYAGKQITGVSILRAGETMEPALRAVCKDVRIGTILIQTNQLTGEPELHYLRLPKDISDDHVILMDCTVSTGAAAMMAVRVLLDHDVPEDKIFLLSLLMAEMGVHSVAYAFPRVRIITTAVDKRVNDLFRIIPGIGNFGDRYFGTDAVPDGSDDEEAATVG from the exons ATGAGCAGTCCCCCAGCTTACCCTGGCATCAGGATCTCAGGGTGCTGGACTCTTGGAGCAGAAAGCAG CAGCAATGCAGGGACCTTGGACAGACTTCTCCCACCAGTGGGTACTGGGCGCTCACCCCGGAAGCGCACCACCAGCCAGTGCAAGTCAGAGCCACCCCTGCTTCGCACAAGCAAACGTACCATCTACACAGCTGGGCGGCCACCATGGTACAATGAACATGGTACACAGTCCAAGGAGGCCTTTgccattg GCTTAGGAGGTGGCAGTGCATCTGGGAAGACCACTGTGGCCAGAATGATCATTGAGGCGCTAGATGTGCCCTGGGTGGTCCTGTTGTCCATGGACTCCTTCTATAAG GTTCTGacgcagcagcagcaggaacaggctGCCTGTAACAATTTCAACTTTGACCACCCTGATGCCTTTGACTTTGATCTCATCATTTCCACCCTTAAGAAGCTAAAGCAGGGCAGGAGCGTCCAAGTACCCATCTATGATTTCACTACCCATAGCCGGAAAAAGGACTGG AAAACACTGTATGGGGCGAATGTCATCATCTTTGAGGGTATCATGGCCTTTGCTGATAAGACACTGCTGGAG CTCCTGGACATGAAGATCTTTGTGGACACAGACTCTGATATCCGACTGGTTCGGCGGCTGCGCAGGGACATCAGCGAGCGAGGCCGGGACATTGAGGGTGTCATTAAGCAGTACAACAAGTTTGTGAAACCTGCATTTGATCAGTATATCCAGCCTACCATGCGCCTGGCAGATATTGTGGTGCCCAGAG GGAGNGGGAACACAGTAGCCATTGACCTGATTGTGCAGCATGTTCACAGCCAGCTGGAAGAG AGGAAGCTGCGTTGGGATAT GGCCGCGTTGGCCTCCGCTCACCAGTGccatcccctcccccagacaCTGAGTGTCCTCAAGAGTACACCNCAGGTCCGAGGCATGCACACCATCATCAG GGACAAGGAGACTAGCCGGGATGAATTCATCTTCTACTCCAAAAGACTGATGCGGCTGCTTATTGAACATGCACTGTCCTTCCTACCCTTTCAG GACTGCACTGTACAGACTCCACAGGGGCAGGACTACGTGGGAAAGTGCTACGCTGGAAAACAG ATCACTGGCGTGTCGATTCTGCGTGCAGGAGAAACCATGGAGCCTGCACTGCGTGCCGTGTGCAAGGATGTGCGCATCGGCACTATCCTCATCCAGACCAACCAGCTCACAGGGGAGCCTGAG CTCCATTACCTGAGGCTTCCCAAGGATATCAGTGATGATCATGTGATCCTGATGGACTGCACAGTATCCACAGGTGCTGCGGCCATGATGGCTGTACGTGTACTCCTG GACCATGATGTGCCTGAGGACAAGATCTTTTTGCTGTCCCTGCTCATGGCAGAGATGGGTGTGCACTCTGTGGCCTACGCTTTCCCACGCGTGAGAATCATCACCACAGCTGTGGACAAGCGTGTCAATGACCTTTTCCGTATCATCCCAGGCATTG GGAACTTTGGTGATCGCTACTTTGGGACAGATGCAGTCCCTGATGGCAGTGATGATGAGGAGGCAGCCACTGTGGGTTAG